A single genomic interval of Nocardioides nitrophenolicus harbors:
- the tsaD gene encoding tRNA (adenosine(37)-N6)-threonylcarbamoyltransferase complex transferase subunit TsaD → MTRDEPLVLGIETSCDETGVGIVRGHTLLADAVASSVEEHARFGGVVPEVASRAHLEAMVPTIQRACDTAGVALSDVDAIAVTHGPGLAGALLVGVASAKALALSLGKPIYGVNHLAAHVAVDQLEHGPLPEPCLALLVSGGHSSLLKVTDVTGADHGVDPLGATIDDAAGEAFDKVARLLGLPFPGGPHIDRVAREGDQVAIDFPRGLTARRDLERHRFDFSFSGLKTAVARWVEARERSGEPVPVADVAASFQEAVCDVLVRKALDAASAEGIEDLMIGGGVAANSRLRALAEERASRLGIRVRVPRPGLCTDNGAMVAALGSTMVARGRTPSTLDLPADSSLPVTEVLAG, encoded by the coding sequence ATGACCCGCGACGAACCCCTGGTCCTCGGCATCGAGACCTCGTGCGACGAGACCGGTGTCGGCATCGTCCGTGGTCACACGCTGCTCGCCGACGCGGTCGCGAGCAGCGTCGAGGAGCACGCCCGGTTCGGCGGCGTGGTGCCCGAGGTCGCCAGCCGGGCGCACCTGGAGGCGATGGTCCCGACCATCCAGCGCGCCTGCGACACCGCCGGCGTCGCGCTGTCCGACGTCGACGCGATCGCGGTGACCCACGGTCCCGGGCTGGCGGGCGCGCTGCTCGTCGGCGTGGCCTCGGCCAAGGCGCTCGCGCTCTCGCTCGGCAAGCCGATCTACGGCGTCAACCACCTCGCCGCCCACGTCGCCGTCGACCAGCTCGAGCACGGCCCGCTGCCCGAGCCGTGCCTGGCGCTGCTGGTGTCGGGCGGCCACTCCAGCCTGCTCAAGGTCACCGACGTCACCGGCGCCGACCACGGCGTGGACCCGCTGGGCGCGACCATCGACGACGCGGCCGGCGAGGCCTTCGACAAGGTCGCCCGGCTGCTCGGGCTGCCCTTCCCCGGCGGTCCCCACATCGACCGCGTGGCCCGCGAGGGCGACCAGGTCGCGATCGACTTCCCGCGCGGCCTCACCGCCCGCCGCGACCTGGAGCGGCACCGCTTCGACTTCTCCTTCTCCGGCCTCAAGACCGCCGTCGCCCGGTGGGTGGAGGCCCGCGAGCGCTCCGGGGAGCCGGTCCCCGTCGCCGACGTGGCCGCGTCCTTCCAGGAGGCCGTGTGCGACGTACTCGTCCGCAAGGCGCTCGACGCGGCGAGCGCCGAGGGGATCGAGGACCTGATGATCGGCGGCGGGGTCGCCGCGAACTCCCGGCTGCGCGCGCTCGCCGAGGAGCGGGCGAGCCGGCTCGGCATCCGGGTCCGCGTCCCCCGCCCCGGGCTGTGCACCGACAACGGCGCCATGGTCGCCGCCCTCGGCTCCACCATGGTCGCCCGCGGCCGCACGCCGTCCACCCTCGACCTCCCGGCCGACTCCAGCCTGCCGGTCACCGAGGTCCTGGCCGGCTAG
- the groES gene encoding co-chaperone GroES has translation MSVNIKPLEDRIVVKPLEAEQTTASGLVIPDTAKEKPQEGEVLAIGPGRIDDNGNRVPLDVAVGDKVIYSKYGGTEVKYAGAEYLILSARDVLAVVS, from the coding sequence GTGTCGGTCAACATCAAGCCGCTCGAGGACCGGATCGTCGTCAAGCCCCTCGAGGCCGAGCAGACCACCGCCTCGGGTCTGGTCATCCCCGACACCGCCAAGGAGAAGCCCCAGGAGGGCGAGGTCCTGGCCATCGGCCCCGGCCGCATCGACGACAACGGCAACCGGGTCCCGCTCGACGTGGCCGTGGGTGACAAGGTCATCTACAGCAAGTACGGCGGCACCGAGGTCAAGTACGCCGGCGCCGAGTACCTCATCCTCTCGGCCCGCGACGTCCTCGCCGTCGTTTCCTGA
- the rimI gene encoding ribosomal protein S18-alanine N-acetyltransferase, which translates to MIVRPATAADVAAIVELEAVAFPLDPWSANLVGEGVGGSLPTVSYLVAEAAARFAGYAVLSVVDVDAELQRIAVPEPDRRTGVATGLLAAVRASAAAGGAERLLLEVREDNLAARMFYERHGFAELGRRPRYYRDGTDALVLSTPVTMDP; encoded by the coding sequence GTGATCGTCCGGCCGGCGACGGCGGCCGACGTGGCCGCCATCGTCGAGCTCGAGGCCGTCGCGTTCCCGCTCGACCCCTGGTCGGCGAACCTGGTCGGCGAGGGCGTCGGCGGGTCGCTGCCCACGGTGAGCTATCTCGTCGCCGAGGCGGCCGCCCGGTTCGCGGGCTACGCCGTGCTCAGCGTGGTCGACGTCGACGCGGAGCTGCAGCGGATCGCGGTGCCGGAGCCGGATCGGCGTACCGGAGTCGCGACGGGGCTGCTCGCCGCGGTGCGCGCGTCCGCCGCGGCCGGCGGTGCGGAGCGGCTGCTGCTCGAGGTCCGCGAGGACAATCTGGCGGCGCGGATGTTCTACGAGCGGCACGGGTTCGCCGAGCTCGGGAGGCGCCCGCGCTACTACCGCGACGGGACCGACGCGCTGGTGCTGAGCACGCCCGTCACAATGGACCCATGA
- a CDS encoding MMPL family transporter, which yields MFAALGRFVTRFRWYVIAAWVLIAVVVGAAAPALESTQDNSEFLPDHYESIQALKLQDAKFSDSFSPGAILVIERKDHEKLTADDQAAVADIAAKLGPELGKKTFQPLVITQGETGTPNLSEDGTVMFAVLPLADGATGYDTQAMDDAKLLRADIKKLVAGTDLEIRATGAVPQGLDSQESSSDTLLIVGIATVVLIVGLLALIFRSVLICLLPIVVVGLVSSIATGAIAWANDVFDLKADASVQQILVVVLYGVGTDYILFFLFRHRERLRTGAPVKDSVVYSLDRAGEAIASAGGAVIVAFMALILSSLSIFRAIGPALAIAVFVTLLAALTLVPAVVSLLGKALFWPSKSWQKEPKHGTFIKLGNAVGRRPGLTALVSGGAMTVLALFALSFNPSFDFNSSLPKGVESTEAMTTFTEHFSAGAAEPVPVLVDADGADVTPDELAAFGTALGKAKGVDSVAGPLPSQDGTAYQYYLTLSDDPVSDAAQDNVAGPIRDTAHEAAPDGTKAYVGGTPGIFADMSAAMARDYKVVFPVAAVIIMLILALLLRSLVAPWFLMAAVGLGFAATLGLTVIAFQHIGGEAGLIFMLPIYIYLFVTALGTDYNILMIARLREEAREGRDPHDAARQAVTHAGPTIAAAGVILAGTFASLMLGGNTLIVSMGFALAVGILIVSFVMSMFFTPALTSLLGHAAWWPGHGDEKPAKDADDEPEPELASTT from the coding sequence ATGTTCGCTGCGCTCGGTCGCTTCGTGACCCGTTTCCGTTGGTACGTCATCGCCGCCTGGGTCCTCATCGCCGTCGTCGTGGGCGCCGCGGCGCCCGCCCTCGAGTCGACCCAGGACAACTCCGAGTTCCTCCCCGACCACTACGAGTCGATCCAGGCGCTGAAGCTGCAGGACGCCAAGTTCTCCGACTCCTTCTCCCCCGGCGCGATCCTGGTGATCGAGCGCAAGGACCACGAGAAGCTGACCGCCGACGACCAGGCGGCGGTCGCCGACATCGCCGCGAAGCTCGGTCCCGAGCTCGGCAAGAAGACCTTCCAGCCCCTCGTCATCACCCAGGGCGAGACCGGTACGCCGAACCTCTCCGAGGACGGCACCGTCATGTTCGCGGTGCTGCCGCTGGCCGACGGCGCCACCGGCTACGACACCCAGGCCATGGACGACGCCAAGCTCCTGCGCGCCGACATCAAGAAGCTCGTCGCCGGCACCGATCTCGAGATCCGCGCGACCGGCGCCGTACCCCAGGGCCTCGACTCCCAGGAGTCCAGCTCCGACACCCTGCTCATCGTCGGCATCGCGACCGTGGTGCTCATCGTCGGCCTGCTCGCCCTGATCTTCCGCAGCGTGCTGATCTGCCTGCTGCCGATCGTGGTCGTCGGCCTGGTCTCCTCCATCGCCACCGGCGCCATCGCCTGGGCCAACGACGTCTTCGACCTCAAGGCCGACGCCTCGGTCCAGCAGATCCTGGTCGTCGTCCTGTACGGCGTCGGCACCGACTACATCCTGTTCTTCCTCTTCCGCCACCGCGAGCGACTGCGCACCGGCGCCCCCGTGAAGGACTCGGTGGTCTACAGCCTCGACCGCGCCGGCGAGGCGATCGCGTCCGCGGGCGGTGCGGTGATCGTCGCCTTCATGGCGCTGATCCTCAGCTCGCTCAGCATCTTCCGGGCGATCGGCCCGGCGCTCGCGATCGCCGTGTTCGTCACGCTGCTCGCCGCGCTCACCCTGGTCCCGGCCGTCGTCTCGCTGCTCGGCAAGGCCCTGTTCTGGCCGTCGAAGTCGTGGCAGAAGGAGCCCAAGCACGGCACCTTCATCAAGCTCGGCAACGCCGTCGGTCGCCGTCCCGGCCTGACCGCGCTGGTCTCGGGTGGCGCGATGACCGTGCTCGCCCTCTTCGCGCTGAGCTTCAACCCGTCCTTCGACTTCAACTCCAGCCTGCCCAAGGGCGTCGAGTCCACCGAGGCGATGACCACCTTCACCGAGCACTTCTCGGCCGGCGCGGCCGAGCCGGTCCCGGTGCTCGTCGACGCCGACGGCGCCGACGTCACGCCCGACGAGCTGGCCGCCTTCGGCACCGCCCTCGGCAAGGCCAAGGGGGTCGACTCGGTCGCCGGGCCGCTGCCGTCCCAGGACGGCACGGCGTACCAGTACTACCTGACCCTGTCCGACGACCCGGTCTCCGACGCCGCACAGGACAACGTCGCGGGGCCGATCCGCGACACCGCCCACGAGGCCGCGCCCGACGGCACGAAGGCGTACGTCGGCGGCACGCCCGGCATCTTCGCCGACATGTCGGCGGCGATGGCGCGTGACTACAAGGTGGTCTTCCCGGTCGCGGCCGTCATCATCATGCTGATCCTCGCCCTGCTGCTGCGCAGCCTGGTCGCGCCGTGGTTCCTCATGGCCGCGGTCGGCCTCGGCTTCGCCGCGACCCTGGGCCTGACGGTGATCGCCTTCCAGCACATCGGCGGCGAGGCCGGCCTGATCTTCATGCTGCCGATCTACATCTACCTGTTCGTCACCGCGCTCGGCACCGACTACAACATCTTGATGATCGCCCGGCTCCGCGAGGAGGCGCGCGAGGGACGCGATCCCCACGACGCCGCCCGCCAGGCGGTCACCCACGCGGGGCCGACGATCGCGGCGGCGGGCGTCATCCTCGCGGGAACCTTCGCCTCCCTCATGCTCGGCGGCAACACCCTGATCGTGTCGATGGGCTTCGCGCTCGCGGTCGGCATCCTGATCGTCTCGTTCGTGATGTCGATGTTCTTCACCCCGGCGCTGACCTCCCTGCTCGGCCACGCCGCCTGGTGGCCCGGTCACGGCGACGAGAAGCCCGCCAAGGACGCCGACGACGAGCCGGAACCGGAGCTGGCCTCCACGACCTGA
- a CDS encoding glycoside hydrolase family 16 protein gives MRAARMLLALAAALAGLWLTSGSAIAEPAGQPAIERVTPRQETVVFKGRAKPRQVVRLQARGSSYWTTVGKTRASRKGAFRIAVPYPDQPRTYRVVAGGKVSRTRQVVPTATPSPTTPTAAQPDPAKPPAPRDDCGARPERAEGGYYSCTFRDDFDGEALDPARWMAQETWFSGMTTGSGSCYVANDRTIQVRGGHLRLSSTVLPEPFVCKSPYGDFSTTTEASTVVSRSRFTQTYGRFEARLKMPDESGTPGSHSAFWLYPQDHTYGRWPGSGEIDVAEWFSARPANVYPSVHYAGENNMQSTGFSCPMPTSSTEFHDYAVEWTPQVMRFYYDGRLCFTHSWTPAGLVAPEPFDQPFYLVFTQIWGSGWNARAAGMPDTSTLVVDWVKAWQ, from the coding sequence ATGCGTGCCGCACGCATGCTGCTCGCGCTCGCGGCGGCGCTCGCCGGGCTGTGGCTGACCAGTGGGTCCGCCATCGCCGAGCCGGCGGGACAGCCCGCGATCGAGCGGGTGACGCCGCGTCAGGAGACGGTGGTCTTCAAGGGCCGCGCCAAGCCGCGCCAGGTGGTGCGGCTGCAGGCCCGCGGGTCGTCGTACTGGACCACCGTCGGCAAGACCCGCGCCTCCCGCAAGGGCGCCTTCCGGATCGCCGTGCCCTATCCCGACCAGCCGCGCACCTACCGGGTCGTCGCGGGCGGCAAGGTCAGCCGGACCCGTCAGGTGGTCCCGACCGCGACGCCCTCGCCGACCACCCCGACGGCCGCGCAGCCCGACCCGGCCAAGCCGCCCGCGCCGCGCGACGACTGCGGGGCGCGCCCCGAGCGGGCCGAGGGCGGCTACTACTCCTGCACCTTCCGCGACGACTTCGACGGTGAGGCCCTCGACCCCGCGCGGTGGATGGCGCAGGAGACCTGGTTCAGCGGCATGACCACCGGCAGCGGGTCGTGCTACGTCGCCAACGACCGCACCATCCAGGTCCGGGGCGGACACCTGCGGCTGTCCTCGACCGTGCTCCCCGAGCCGTTCGTGTGCAAGAGCCCCTACGGCGACTTCAGCACCACCACCGAGGCCTCGACCGTGGTCAGCCGCTCCCGGTTCACCCAGACCTACGGGCGCTTCGAGGCGCGGCTGAAGATGCCCGACGAGTCCGGCACCCCCGGCTCCCACTCCGCCTTCTGGCTCTATCCCCAGGACCACACCTACGGCCGCTGGCCCGGCTCGGGCGAGATCGACGTGGCCGAGTGGTTCAGCGCCCGCCCGGCCAACGTCTACCCGTCGGTCCACTACGCCGGCGAGAACAACATGCAGAGCACCGGCTTCTCCTGCCCGATGCCCACCTCGTCGACCGAGTTCCACGACTACGCCGTCGAGTGGACCCCGCAGGTCATGCGCTTCTACTACGACGGCCGGCTCTGCTTCACCCACTCGTGGACGCCGGCCGGCCTGGTCGCGCCCGAGCCCTTCGACCAGCCCTTCTACCTCGTGTTCACCCAGATCTGGGGCAGCGGGTGGAACGCCCGCGCCGCGGGCATGCCCGACACGTCCACCCTCGTCGTCGACTGGGTGAAGGCCTGGCAGTAG
- the tsaE gene encoding tRNA (adenosine(37)-N6)-threonylcarbamoyltransferase complex ATPase subunit type 1 TsaE, producing MTPGDASLQTRRVGPEAAAEVLTVVKAAFADRPRLDPPTDALAETEDSMAAMLAASGGLLALDDGRPVGALVLDPAGEDVYLRRVSVDPAAQGHGIAHVLVRAALHDAGRAGFRRVRLLAREELPRTIRFWRELGFVETGRHAPYVELARPAPVLVDVPDAEDMRGLGRRLAGSLRGGDVLVLSGELGAGKTTFTQGLGEGLGVRGAITSPTFVIARVHPSLGEGPELVHVDAYRLGGQAELDDLDLDTDLDEAVTVVEWGTGIAESLAEARLEVRITRATGESRDIGEIEADPRVVELDGIGVRWLEVDLRPIG from the coding sequence ATGACGCCAGGAGATGCGTCGCTACAGACGAGGCGCGTCGGCCCGGAGGCCGCCGCGGAGGTGCTGACCGTCGTGAAGGCGGCCTTCGCCGACCGCCCCCGGCTCGATCCGCCCACCGACGCCCTGGCCGAGACCGAGGACTCGATGGCCGCGATGCTGGCCGCGAGCGGCGGCCTGCTGGCGCTCGACGACGGACGGCCGGTCGGCGCCCTGGTGCTCGACCCGGCCGGCGAGGACGTCTACCTGCGCCGGGTCAGCGTCGACCCGGCCGCGCAGGGACACGGCATCGCCCACGTCCTGGTCCGCGCCGCGCTCCACGACGCCGGCCGGGCCGGCTTCCGCCGGGTGCGGCTGCTCGCGCGCGAGGAGCTGCCGCGCACGATCCGCTTCTGGCGCGAGCTCGGCTTCGTCGAGACCGGCCGCCATGCCCCGTACGTCGAGCTGGCCCGGCCCGCGCCGGTGCTCGTCGACGTACCCGACGCCGAGGACATGCGCGGGCTGGGCCGCCGGCTCGCCGGCTCGCTGAGGGGTGGCGACGTGCTGGTGCTCAGCGGTGAGCTGGGGGCCGGGAAGACCACCTTCACCCAGGGGCTCGGCGAGGGGCTGGGCGTGCGCGGCGCGATCACCTCGCCGACCTTCGTGATCGCCCGGGTGCATCCCTCGCTCGGCGAGGGACCGGAGCTGGTCCACGTCGACGCCTACCGTCTCGGCGGGCAGGCCGAGCTCGACGACCTCGACCTGGACACCGACCTCGACGAGGCCGTGACCGTGGTCGAGTGGGGGACCGGGATCGCCGAGAGCCTGGCCGAGGCCCGGCTCGAGGTCCGGATCACCCGCGCCACGGGCGAGAGCCGCGACATCGGCGAGATCGAGGCCGACCCGCGCGTGGTCGAGCTCGACGGCATCGGCGTGCGCTGGCTCGAGGTGGATCTCCGGCCGATCGGCTGA
- the tsaB gene encoding tRNA (adenosine(37)-N6)-threonylcarbamoyltransferase complex dimerization subunit type 1 TsaB, with amino-acid sequence MLLAFDTASSTVTVALHDGSDVVAAATSAQGMKHGEQLAPLIERTLAEAGVRPAGLTGIAVGVGPGPFTGLRVGLVTARTMAHVLGVPVHGVCSLDALALEAVETGVVDGGFVVASDARRKEVYLASYDARGARLDEPVVDRPAVLATDGPVVGEGARLYPDAFPDARGPERPDARWLARGVVAGRFTVLGSEPLYLRRPDAVAPAR; translated from the coding sequence GTGCTGCTCGCCTTCGACACCGCCTCCTCGACGGTCACCGTCGCGCTCCACGACGGGAGCGACGTGGTCGCCGCGGCGACCTCCGCGCAGGGGATGAAGCACGGCGAGCAGCTCGCGCCGCTCATCGAGCGGACCCTGGCCGAGGCCGGCGTCCGGCCGGCCGGGCTGACCGGCATCGCCGTCGGCGTCGGACCCGGGCCGTTCACCGGGCTGCGGGTCGGGCTGGTGACCGCGCGCACCATGGCCCACGTGCTCGGCGTACCTGTCCACGGGGTGTGCTCGCTCGACGCCCTCGCCCTCGAGGCGGTCGAGACGGGCGTGGTCGACGGCGGCTTCGTGGTCGCCTCGGACGCGCGGCGCAAGGAGGTCTACCTCGCGTCGTACGACGCCCGCGGGGCGCGCCTGGACGAGCCGGTCGTCGACCGGCCGGCGGTGCTCGCCACCGACGGCCCGGTGGTGGGGGAGGGCGCGCGACTCTACCCCGACGCGTTCCCCGACGCGCGCGGCCCGGAACGGCCCGACGCCCGCTGGCTCGCGCGTGGGGTGGTCGCCGGGAGGTTCACCGTCCTCGGGTCGGAGCCGCTCTACCTGCGCCGGCCCGACGCCGTCGCGCCCGCGCGGTGA
- a CDS encoding class I SAM-dependent methyltransferase, whose product MDLDDFRWLLTDEGQALLAEATALVAAGAAPLAAGSALRRTTTPERAATALTQVELRGRAAAKFGDLAPRMYFTPDALEQATRLRVARHRAGRAAAFGAGTLVDLGCGIGGDLIAAAEAGIVCAGVDLDPVRVAVAEANLAALGLPGAVQVADATTVDHRGFDLAFADPARRSGAGRSFRAEDWTPPWSWVEGLLARDACVKVAPGIPHALVPPDVEAEWVSDDGEVKEAALWAGRTATVARRATVIGTGGLATITDEDDPGPEAVGVRPVGGYLYEPDGAVIRAGLVTAVAAGVGGGLVDPKIAYVTAEEPFRSPFARGYRVLETLPYREKQLKAALRERGIGRLTIKKRGVDVSPEALRKRLALQGDAEATIVLTRVSGEGTVLLVEPF is encoded by the coding sequence GTGGACCTCGACGACTTCCGGTGGCTGCTGACCGACGAGGGGCAGGCACTGCTCGCCGAGGCCACCGCCCTGGTCGCCGCGGGCGCGGCGCCGTTGGCGGCCGGCTCCGCGCTGCGTCGTACGACGACCCCGGAGCGCGCCGCGACCGCGCTCACCCAGGTCGAGCTGCGCGGGCGCGCGGCCGCGAAGTTCGGCGACCTGGCGCCGAGGATGTACTTCACGCCCGACGCGCTGGAGCAGGCGACCCGGCTCCGGGTCGCGCGGCACCGGGCCGGCCGGGCGGCGGCGTTCGGGGCGGGGACCCTGGTCGACCTCGGCTGCGGGATCGGCGGCGACCTCATCGCCGCGGCCGAGGCGGGGATCGTGTGCGCGGGCGTCGACCTGGACCCGGTGCGGGTCGCGGTCGCGGAGGCCAACCTGGCCGCGCTCGGGCTGCCCGGCGCGGTGCAGGTCGCGGACGCCACGACCGTCGACCACCGCGGCTTCGACCTGGCCTTCGCCGACCCGGCCCGTCGCTCGGGCGCCGGCCGCAGCTTCCGGGCCGAGGACTGGACCCCGCCGTGGTCCTGGGTGGAGGGCCTGCTGGCCCGCGACGCGTGCGTGAAGGTCGCGCCCGGCATCCCGCACGCCCTGGTGCCGCCGGACGTCGAGGCCGAGTGGGTCAGCGACGACGGCGAGGTCAAGGAGGCCGCGCTGTGGGCCGGGCGGACGGCGACCGTGGCGCGCCGGGCCACCGTGATCGGCACGGGCGGCCTGGCCACGATCACCGACGAGGACGACCCGGGCCCGGAGGCCGTGGGGGTGCGCCCGGTCGGCGGCTATCTCTACGAGCCCGACGGCGCCGTGATCCGGGCCGGCCTGGTCACGGCCGTGGCGGCCGGCGTGGGTGGCGGGCTGGTCGACCCGAAGATCGCCTATGTCACCGCCGAGGAGCCGTTCCGGAGTCCGTTCGCCCGCGGCTACCGGGTGCTGGAGACCCTCCCCTATCGCGAGAAGCAGCTCAAGGCCGCGCTGCGCGAGCGCGGCATCGGCCGGCTCACCATCAAGAAGCGGGGCGTCGACGTCTCCCCGGAGGCCCTGCGCAAGCGGCTGGCGCTGCAGGGCGACGCCGAGGCGACGATCGTGCTCACCCGGGTCTCCGGGGAGGGCACGGTGCTGCTCGTGGAGCCGTTCTAG
- a CDS encoding alpha/beta fold hydrolase: MSRRGRVVGSLAGALGVAAGTAAVGILRQQRAISRRAGEDIPFGSLRSTPVTVVADDGVPLHVEIDDVEPVAAGGGPVDRLLRRAKDDTPPVTVVFVHGFCLNLDCWHFQRAAYRGLVRTVYYDQRSHGRSGNADRAHSTIDQLGRDLHQVLAEAVPDGPVVLVGHSMGGMSIVAFAEQYPELIGTRVVGVGLISTTAGGLDPSRLLLPMLPARLAGPVSRRAMRTLHLGHRVVDSLRRAGGAVATVATDRFAFGGDVPRGYVEFVDEMLAATPFEVVADFFPHFAGLDKFDYVEVLGRVPTSVICGTADRITSVGHSRKLQSRIPGSRLLECEGAGHMVLMERHELVNAELDQLITAAAARAATR; the protein is encoded by the coding sequence GTGAGCCGCCGGGGCCGGGTCGTCGGCTCGCTCGCGGGCGCCCTCGGCGTCGCGGCCGGCACCGCCGCCGTCGGGATCCTGCGCCAACAGCGGGCGATCAGCCGACGGGCCGGCGAGGACATCCCGTTCGGCTCGCTGCGCTCCACGCCGGTGACCGTGGTCGCCGACGACGGCGTGCCGCTGCACGTCGAGATCGACGATGTCGAGCCGGTCGCCGCGGGCGGCGGTCCGGTCGACCGGCTGCTGCGCCGCGCCAAGGACGACACGCCCCCGGTGACGGTGGTCTTCGTCCACGGCTTCTGCCTCAACCTCGACTGCTGGCACTTCCAGCGCGCGGCGTACCGCGGCCTGGTCCGCACCGTCTACTACGACCAGCGCTCCCACGGCCGCTCCGGCAACGCCGACCGCGCCCACTCCACCATCGACCAGCTCGGTCGCGACCTGCACCAGGTGCTCGCGGAGGCCGTCCCCGACGGCCCGGTCGTGCTGGTCGGGCACTCGATGGGCGGGATGTCGATCGTCGCCTTCGCCGAGCAGTACCCCGAGCTGATCGGCACCCGCGTCGTCGGCGTCGGCCTGATCTCCACCACCGCGGGCGGTCTGGACCCGAGCCGCCTGCTGCTGCCGATGCTGCCGGCCCGCCTCGCCGGCCCGGTGAGCCGGCGGGCGATGCGCACCCTGCACCTCGGACACCGGGTGGTCGACTCGCTGCGCCGCGCCGGTGGAGCCGTCGCGACGGTCGCGACCGACCGGTTCGCGTTCGGCGGCGACGTCCCGCGCGGGTACGTCGAGTTCGTCGACGAGATGCTCGCCGCGACGCCCTTCGAGGTGGTCGCCGACTTCTTCCCGCACTTCGCCGGCCTCGACAAGTTCGACTACGTCGAGGTCCTCGGCCGGGTGCCGACCTCGGTCATCTGCGGCACCGCCGACCGGATCACCTCGGTCGGTCACTCCCGCAAGCTGCAGTCGCGGATCCCGGGCTCCCGGCTGCTGGAGTGCGAGGGCGCCGGCCACATGGTCCTGATGGAGCGCCACGAGCTGGTCAACGCCGAGCTCGACCAGCTGATCACCGCCGCGGCAGCGAGGGCAGCGACCCGATGA